One Saccharomyces kudriavzevii IFO 1802 strain IFO1802 genome assembly, chromosome: 4 genomic region harbors:
- the SNF3 gene encoding glucose sensor (similar to Saccharomyces cerevisiae SNF3 (YDL194W) and RGT2 (YDL138W); ancestral locus Anc_7.309), protein MDPNMNGSSETLQEKQGFLDKALQRVKGIALRRNNSSKDPKSDDAPSSIQTPTGLQSEGFDRQSNAFSVLTDDICTIDNTSILFSEPPQKQSMMMSIYVGVFVAVGGFLFGYDTGLINSITSMKYVKSHVAPNHDSFTAKEMSILVSFLSLGTFFGALTAPFISDSYGRKPTIIFSTLVIFSIGNSLQVGAGGITLLIVGRVISGIGIGAISAVVPLYQAEATHKSLRGAIISTYQWAITWGLLVSSAVSQGTHERNDASSYRIPIGLQYVWSSFLAIGMLFLPESPRYYVLKDKLDEAAKSLSFLRGVPAHDSGLLEELVEIKATYDYEASFGSSNFIDCFISSKSRPKQTLRMFTGIALQAFQQFSGINFIFYYGVNFFNKTGVSNSYLVSFITYAVNVVFNVPGLFFVEFFGRRKVLVFGGVIMTIANFIVAIVGCSLKTVAAAKVMIAFICLFIASFSATWGGVVWVISAELYPLGVRSKCTAICAAANWLVNFICALITPYIVDTGSHTSSLGAKIFFIWGSLNAMGVIVVYLTVYETKGLTLEEIDELYSKSSSGVVSPKFNKDIRERALKFQYDPLQRLEDDKNNFNAKRNSSEDQTPRNNFRNTTAGEVNHSPKQEQIQSFPGHSDVPNTTKITQGISEDDGVTVPVNPSLKGISVPQAAGSVKMKTKYVDLGNGLGLTTYNRGPPSLSSDSSEDYTENEIGGPSSQVDPSNRSTMNDINDYMARLIHSNSTTSNATDKLSGNQSTIRYHTASSHSDTTEEGTNLMDLGNGLALNAYSRGPPSILMDSSDEGEDDDEEPNDDINEAQGIGAMKERMAQFAQSYIDKEGGPVPETSCYGLNSSFPILAGDDESDNGSLNSNEQTSTRRPVNENNNLK, encoded by the coding sequence ATGGATCCTAATATGAATGGTTCTAGCGAAACATTACAAGAGAAACAGGGTTTCCTAGACAAAGCTCTGCAGAGGGTGAAGGGCATAGCGCTGCGACGAAACAATAGCAGCAAAGACCCTAAATCAGATGACGCTCCAAGTAGTATACAAACTCCTACTGGCTTACAGTCAGAGGGTTTTGACAGGCAGTCAAATGCATTCTCCGTGCTTACAGACGACATTTGCACCATAGACAACACCTcgatattattttcagaGCCTCCTCAGAAACAGTCCATGATGATGTCCATATACGTAGGTGTatttgttgctgttggCGGGTTTTTGTTTGGTTATGATACAGGCCTAATCAATAGCATAACATCCATGAAGTACGTTAAGTCGCATGTGGCACCTAATCACGATTCTTTTACCGCTAAAGAGATGTCCATCCTGGTGTCATTTTTGTCGTTAGGGACTTTTTTTGGGGCTTTAACTGCACCTTTTATATCTGATTCGTATGGCAGAAAACCTACTATCATTTTTAGTACACTTGTCATATTTTCTATTGGAAACTCTCTGCAAGTAGGAGCCGGAGGAATAACGTTATTAATCGTGGGAAGGGTCATTTCAGGGATTGGCATAGGTGCAATTTCAGCTGTTGTGCCGCTTTATCAGGCAGAAGCTACGCATAAGTCGCTAAGAGGTGCCATTATTTCCACCTATCAATGGGCAATCACTTGGGGTTTATTGGTGTCAAGCGCAGTGTCTCAAGGGACACATGAAAGAAACGATGCATCTTCATATCGAATACCCATTGGATTGCAATACGTTTGGTCATCGTTTCTTGCTATTGGAATGCTTTTCCTGCCAGAAAGCCCTCGTTATTACGTCTTAAAAGACAAATTAGATGAGGCTGCTAAATCTCTATCATTTTTGAGAGGTGTTCCTGCTCATGATTCTGGGTTGCTAGAGGAGCTCGTTGAAATAAAGGCGACTTATGATTACGAAGCGTCATTTGGATCTTCCAACTTCATAGATTGCTTTATCTCAAGTAAAAGTAGACCAAAGCAGACTTTAAGAATGTTTACAGGGATTGCCCTTCAAGCATTTCAACAATTCTCCGGTATCAACTTCATATTTTACTACGGtgtgaattttttcaacaagacAGGGGTCAGTAATAGTTATTTAGTTTCCTTCATTACTTATGCTGTTAATGTTGTCTTTAATGTTCCtggtttgttttttgtGGAATTCTTTGGTAGGCGTAAGGTTTTAGTTTTTGGCGGTGTAATCATGACCATAGCTAACTTCATTGTCGCCATCGTTGGTTGTTCGCTGAAGACTGTAGCAGCTGCGAAAGTTATGATTGCGTTCATCTGTTTATTCATAGCTTCCTTTTCCGCCACATGGGGTGGTGTCGTGTGGGTTATCTCAGCAGAATTGTACCCATTGGGTGTGAGGTCTAAATGCACTGCTATATGTGCTGCGGCAAACTGGCTTGTAAATTTTATTTGTGCTTTAATTACCCCTTACATTGTGGATACCGGCTCTCATACTTCATCATTGGGTGcaaaaatattctttatttGGGGATCCTTAAATGCAATGGGAGTAATAGTGGTTTACTTAACTGTTTATGAGACTAAGGGTTTAACCTTAGAAGAGATTGACGAATTATACAGCAAATCATCTTCTGGGGTAGTTTCGCCAAAATTCAATAAGGATATTCGAGAACGCGCATTGAAATTTCAGTACGATCCTCTACAAAGATTAGAAGACGACAAGAACAATTTTAATGCTAAAAGAAATAGTTCTGAAGACCAAACACCGAGAAATAATTTTCGAAATACAACAGCAGGGGAAGTGAATCATAGTCccaaacaagaacaaattcaatCGTTTCCTGGACATTCTGACGTGCCAAATACTACTAAAATAACTCAAGGCATAAGCGAAGATGATGGTGTAACAGTTCCTGTCAACCCTTCCTTGAAGGGCATTTCAGTTCCACAAGCAGCTGGATCTgtcaaaatgaaaactaaGTATGTCGACTTAGGAAATGGTCTAGGCCTCACCACGTATAATAGAGGTCCTCCGTCCCTCTCAAGTGATTCAAGCGAAGACTATACCGAAAATGAGATAGGCGGGCCCTCATCTCAAGTTGATCCAAGTAATAGAAGTACCATGAATGATATTAATGATTATATGGCTCGTTTGATTCACAGTAACTCCACCACCAGCAATGCCACTGATAAACTGTCCGGTAACCAAAGCACAATTCGCTATCATACGGCATCTTCCCACTCAGATACTACCGAAGAAGGTACCAATTTGATGGATCTGGGAAACGGGCTCGCCCTGAATGCCTATAGCAGAGGTCCACCATCAATTTTAATGGATTCCAGTGATGAAGgtgaagatgacgatgagGAGCCAAATGATGATATAAACGAAGCTCAAGGCATAGGTGCTATGAAAGAACGTATGGCACAGTTTGCCCAGAGCTATATTGACAAGGAAGGTGGTCCAGTACCCGAAACTTCATGTTATGGTTTGAACAGTTCTTTCCCCATTTTGGctggtgatgatgaaagtgATAATGGAAGTCTTAATTCGAATGAACAAACTTCAACCAGGCGTCCtgtaaatgaaaataataatttaAAATAA
- the NUS1 gene encoding ditrans,polycis-polyprenyl diphosphate synthase (similar to Saccharomyces cerevisiae NUS1 (YDL193W); ancestral locus Anc_7.308), giving the protein MIKKDDKTMEPPNGKPHKKIDRDDVPESSNHIPPPEAAVLKGGKVNSKTRAFKAVTSIIVDADEEPQKRSSNEADGTKKQEKEYWGNSIGKFEYIFYKFLLVMLYICFGLFRYGQYQYHKMKLRIFSIIYNHAYTPQLIRQDVVPLKKIPKRLAAILEIKPVGDVGGGVTGLLNDASEIVCWTVSAGIEHLMLYDYDGLLQRNVPELRMEIHSNLAKYFGSAHVPNYAVKIPHSNKTFYSLDGIETETDIGNEVGVNDEREKVAIEISLLSNRDGRETIVDLTRTMAELCAVNELSVSDITMGLVDSELKQLVGPEPDLLLYFGPSLDLQGFPPWHIRLTEFYWEKDNDEVIYSVFIRGLRQYAGCKVNVGK; this is encoded by the coding sequence atgatcaaaaaagatgataaaACAATGGAGCCCCCTAATGGAAAGCCGCATAAAAAGATTGATAGAGATGATGTTCCTGAGTCTTCCAATCACATTCCTCCTCCAGAAGCTGCCGTACTGAAGGGTGGTAAGGTGAATTCAAAAACCAGAGCTTTCAAGGCCGTCACCAGTATCATCGTAGACGCCGATGAGGAGCCTCAGAAGAGGTCGAGCAATGAGGCGGATGGAACCAAGAAGCAAGAGAAAGAATACTGGGGAAACAGCATTGGTAAATTTGAGTATATATTTTACAAGTTTTTGCTTGTGATGCTATACATCTGTTTCGGGTTGTTTCGATACGGTCAGTACCAATATCATAAGATGAAATTAAGGATATTCAGCATCATTTACAACCACGCATATACGCCACAATTGATTAGGCAGGATGTTGTGCCTCTGAAAAAGATCCCAAAAAGGCTAGCCGCCATTTTGGAAATCAAGCCCGTTGGCGACGTTGGCGGTGGTGTTACAGGTTTATTGAATGATGCGAGTGAAATCGTTTGTTGGACTGTATCAGCAGGTATAGAGCATTTAATGTTGTACGATTACGATGGACTCTTACAAAGAAACGTGCCGGAGCTGAGGATGGAAATTCATTCCAATTTGGCGAAATATTTTGGATCAGCCCATGTTCCCAACTATGCTGTTAAAATACCTCATTCCAACAAGACATTTTACAGCTTGGATGGAATTGAAACAGAAACTGATATTGGCAATGAAGTGGGCGTTAACGacgaaagggaaaaagTTGCTATCgaaatttctttactgTCTAACAGAGACGGCAGAGAGACGATTGTTGATTTGACAAGAACTATGGCTGAGCTATGTGCTGTTAACGAATTGAGTGTTTCTGACATTACAATGGGCTTAGTCGACTCAGAATTGAAACAGCTAGTAGGACCTGAACCAGATTTATTGCTGTATTTCGGGCCTTCTTTAGATTTACAGGGATTCCCACCTTGGCATATTAGATTGACCGAATTTTACTGGGAGAAAGATAACGACGAAGTCATATACTCGGTTTTCATTCGTGGACTAAGACAGTATGCTGGATGTAAAGTGAATGTTGGCAAGTAG
- the ARF1 gene encoding Arf family GTPase ARF1 (similar to Saccharomyces cerevisiae ARF2 (YDL137W) and ARF1 (YDL192W); ancestral locus Anc_7.307), with product MGLFASKLFSNLFGNKEMRILMVGLDGAGKTTVLYKLKLGEVITTIPTIGFNVETVQYKNISFTVWDVGGQDRIRSLWRHYYRNTEGVIFVIDSNDRSRIGEAREVMQRMLNEDELRNAAWLVFANKQDLPEAMSAAEITEKLGLHSIRNRPWFIQATCATSGEGLYEGLEWLSNSLKNST from the coding sequence ATGGGTTTGTTTGCCTCCAAGTTGTTCAGTAACCTTTTTGGTAACAAGGAAATGCGTATTCTTATGGTGGGTCTAGATGGTGCCGGTAAGACTACCGTTTTGTACAAGTTGAAGTTAGGTGAAgtcatcactaccattcCAACAATCGGTTTCAACGTTGAAACTGTCCAATATAAGAACATTTCATTCACTGTCTGGGATGTCGGTGGACAAGACAGAATTAGATCTCTATGGAGACACTACTACAGAAACACCGAGGGTGTTATTTTTGTTATCGATTCCAACGATAGATCGCGTATTGGTGAAGCTAGAGAAGTCATGCAAAGAATGTTGAATGAAGACGAATTGAGAAACGCTGCTTGGTTGGTTTTCGCCAACAAGCAAGATTTGCCGGAAGCTATGTCAGCCGCTGAAATCACCGAAAAATTAGGTTTACATTCCATCAGAAACCGTCCATGGTTCATTCAAGCCACTTGTGCTACCTCCGGTGAAGGTTTGTACGAAGGTTTGGAATGGTTAAGTAacagtttgaaaaactccACTTAA
- the RPL35A gene encoding 60S ribosomal protein uL29 (similar to Saccharomyces cerevisiae RPL35A (YDL191W) and RPL35B (YDL136W); ancestral locus Anc_7.306) — protein sequence MAGVKAYELRTKSKEQLASQLVDLKKELADLKVQKLSKPSLPKIKTVRKSIACVLTIINQQQREAVRQLYKGKKYQPKDLRAKKTRALRRALTKFEASQVTEKQKKKQIAFPQRKYAIKA from the exons ATG GCCGGTGTTAAAGCTTACGAACTAAGAACCAAATCCAAGGAACAATTGGCTTCCCAATTGGTCgacttgaagaaagaattggCTGACTTGAAGGTCCAAAAGTTGTCCAAACCATCTTTGCCAAAGATCAAGACTGTCAGAAAGAGCATTGCCTGTGTCTTGACTATCATCAACCAACAACAAAGAGAAGCTGTCAGACAATTATACAAGGGCAAGAAGTACCAACCAAAGGACTTGAGAGCCAAGAAGACCAGAGCTTTGAGAAGAGCTTTGACCAAATTCGAAGCTTCCCAAGTTActgaaaagcaaaagaagaagcaaatCGCTTTCCCACAAAGAAAGTACGCTATTAAGGCTTAA
- the UFD2 gene encoding ubiquitin-ubiquitin ligase UFD2 (similar to Saccharomyces cerevisiae UFD2 (YDL190C); ancestral locus Anc_7.305), with amino-acid sequence MTAIEDILQVTSDPSDTRGYYILKSEEVSQGSTLGVDFIDTLLIYQLTENEELTKPFEYLNDCFRRNQQQKRITKNKPNAESLHSTFQEIDRLVIGYGVVALQIENFCMNGTFINYITEIVSNVNAYTDFLSQIIQRAILEGSALDLLNVVFPTLLQYCNQHVSHFDLNESVIYNNVLTIYELFVTFKPIAEVFTKIEGFFANYSCKPQFFEKQTILGPILSLSPIDAAVAIRNYGDNLLRSKQQTAMIHESLQAEHKVVIDRLFFIVDRLVRGSLDSRTDMISYFAHIANKNHLRRADHPPFKELSSNGFMSNITLLLVKFSQPFLDTSYKKIDKIDANYFNNPSLFIDLSGETRLNSDFKEADAFYDKNRKTADTKPNFISDCFFLTLTYLHYGLGGTLSFEEKMGPEVKALKEEIEKVKKIAASHDVFARFVTAQLSKMEKALNTTQSLQFAVQGFFAHRSLQLEVFDFICGASTFLIRVVDPKHEFPFKQIKLPLIPDQIGVENVDNADFLRAHAPVPFKYYPEFVVEGPINYSLYISKYQTSPIFRNPRLGSFVELTTMVLRCPELVSNPHLKGKLVQLLSVGAMPLTDNSPGFMMDIFEHDELVKNNLLYALLDFYVIVEKTGSSSQFYDKFNSRYSISIILEELYYKIPSYKNQLIWQSQNNADFFVRFVARMLNDLTFLLDEGLSNLAEVHNIQNELDKRARGSPPTREEEDKELQTRLASASRQAKSSCGLADKSMKLFEIYSKDISGAFVTPEIVYRLASMLNYNLESLVGPKCGELKVKDPQSYSFNPKDLLKALTTVYINLSEQPEFISAVAKDERSFDRNLFIRAVDILGRKTGLASQEFVEKLLNFANKAEEQRKADEEEDLEYGDVPDEFLDPLMYTIMKDPVTLPASKMNIDRSTIKAHLLSDSTDPFNRMPLKLDDVKPNEELRQEILAFKKQKKEEAKNKTKE; translated from the coding sequence ATGACCGCCATCGAAGATATTTTACAAGTCACCTCCGATCCTTCCGATACCCGCGGCTACTACATATTGAAGTCTGAGGAAGTGTCCCAGGGCTCGACTCTTGGAgttgattttattgataCGCTATTGATATATCAACTCactgaaaatgaggaacTTACCAAGCCTTTCGAGTATCTGAATGACTGTTTCCGCCGTAATCAACAGCAAAAGAGAATCACTAAAAACAAGCCCAACGCCGAGTCATTACATTCCACTTTTCAGGAGATTGATCGTCTTGTCATTGGCTATGGTGTTGTTGCCTTACAAATAGAGAATTTCTGCATGAATGGTACTTTCATCAATTATATCACTGAAATCGTCTCAAATGTAAACGCATACACTGATTTTCTCTCCCAAATCATTCAAAGAGCCATTTTGGAGGGTTCTGCTTTAGATTTGCTTAATGTCGTCTTCCCAACATTACTACAGTACTGTAATCAGCACGTCAGCCATTTTGATCTAAACGAATCTGTGATTTACAACAACGTTCTTACTATTTACGAATTATTCGTTACTTTCAAACCTATTGCAGAAGTGTTCACTAAGATAGAAGGGTTTTTTGCAAACTATAGCTGTAAGCcacaattttttgaaaaacaaacgATATTGGGCCCTATTTTATCTCTATCTCCAATAGATGCTGCTGTTGCAATTCGTAATTATGGTGACAATCTTCTACGTTCTAAACAACAAACAGCCATGATCCACGAATCTCTACAAGCCGAACACAAAGTTGTTATAGATAGactctttttcattgtcgATAGGCTTGTTCGTGGTTCTCTAGACTCAAGGACCGATATGATAAGCTATTTTGCCCATATCGCTAATAAGAACCATTTACGTAGAGCCGATCATCCACCATTTAAAGAACTATCTTCTAATGGATTCATGTCCAATATCACTTTATTACTGGTTAAATTTTCTCAACCGTTCCTAGACACCTCATACAAGAAAATCGACAAGATTGACGCGAATTACTTCAATAACCCAAGCCTATTTATTGATCTGTCTGGAGAAACACGCTTGAACTCAGATTTCAAAGAGGCAGATGCATTTTATGATAAGAATCGGAAAACTGCGGACACCAAGCCCAATTTTATATCagattgcttttttttaacaCTGACTTATCTGCATTATGGTCTCGGAGGTACACtatcatttgaagagaagATGGGGCCTGAGGTCAAAGCGTTAAAGGAAGAGATcgaaaaagtaaaaaaaatagccGCAAGTCATGATGTCTTCGCCAGATTTGTCACGGCACAATTATCCAAGATGGAGAAAGCATTGAACACTACACAATCTTTACAATTTGCTGTTCAGGGATTCTTCGCACATAGATCACTGCAGCTGGAGgtctttgattttatttGCGGCGCATCTACCTTTTTAATTCGTGTTGTGGATCCTAAACATGAGTTTCCGTTCAAGCAAATTAAATTACCGTTAATTCCTGATCAAATTGGTGTTGAAAACGTTGATAACGCCGATTTTTTGAGAGCGCATGCTCCAGTGCCTTTTAAGTACTACCCAGAATTCGTTGTAGAGGGTCCAATCAATTATTCTCTCTACATCTCCAAATACCAGACATCCCCCATTTTTAGAAATCCACGTCTAGGATCGTTTGTTGAACTTACAACAATGGTACTTCGTTGCCCTGAATTGGTTTCTAACCCGCATTTGAAAGGTAAATTGGTGCAACTATTAAGCGTTGGTGCCATGCCATTAACCGATAATTCACCTGGATTTATGATGGATATATTTGAACACGATGAATTGGTAAAAAATAACCTCTTATATGCTCTATTAGATTTCTATGTTATTGTCGAAAAAACGGGTTCTTCATCACAATTTTACGACAAATTCAATAGTAGATATAGCATATCGATCATTTTAGAGGAACTTTATTACAAAATACCATCTTACAAGAACCAATTGATCTGGCAATCCCAAAACAACGCTGATTTTTTTGTGAGATTCGTGGCCCGTATGTTGAATGACTTGACCTTCCTTTTAGATGAAGGTCTAAGTAATTTAGCTGAAGTTcataatattcaaaatgagCTGGATAAGCGTGCAAGAGGGTCACCACCAACGagagaagaggaagacAAGGAGCTACAAACGAGACTAGCGTCCGCTTCCAGACAAGCTAAGTCATCGTGTGGACTAGCTGATAAATCGATGAAGTTGTTCGAAATTTATTCGAAGGATATATCAGGAGCATTTGTCACACCAGAAATTGTGTATAGATTGGCTAGTATGCTAAATTATAATCTAGAATCATTAGTTGGACCCAAATGTGGGGAATTGAAAGTGAAGGACCCACAGAGTTATTCATTCAACCCAAAAGATTTGTTGAAAGCCTTGACAACAGTCTATATCAATCTTTCCGAACAACCGGAATTCATCAGCGCTGTTGCTAAAGAtgaaagatcttttgaTAGAAATCTTTTTATTCGTGCTGTTGATATTCTTGGTAGAAAGACAGGTTTAGCATCTCAAGAATTTGTCGAAAAACTGTTAAACTTTGCCAATAAAGCCGAAGAGCAGAGAAAGGCtgacgaagaggaagacCTTGAATATGGTGATGTTCCTGATGAGTTCTTAGATCCCTTAATGTACACAATTATGAAAGACCCAGTCACTTTACCAGCGTCTAAGATGAATATTGATAGAAGTACAATCAAAGCACATCTCTTAAGCGACTCCACTGACCCATTTAATAGGATGCCTTTAAAGTTGGACGACGTAAAACCGAATGAAGAACTTAGACAGGAAATTCTTGCTtttaaaaaacaaaaaaaagaggaagctaaaaataaaacaaaggaATAA
- the RBS1 gene encoding Rbs1p (similar to Saccharomyces cerevisiae RBS1 (YDL189W); ancestral locus Anc_7.304), translating into MAVLGSENWGLTPAMETGLFQKPQDRIFIIELENSIVSFINSNTESFQLRPMNSYYRLLSHQIAEYHNLNHVLARTQDSCVILFKGENFQKGEGKPLLQELQLSKKSEELVFSNENIERSNNSKIFRILKRKEVRNDSDLKLDSGIDRSDNKLAASSDKGRKVEADDKSSTDLEQERIEKERLYEQRKQEIFDKLNKNEDDGKSTNSNSSNDSDNEWSDWLDSDDTNTQTTNGSISSPSPFNPYMTTTQQNKPQQLYHDNRRGRGQRRRGTGNYKDAYRCQNRRNKENGGYQAGYPTPYMVYPPPQIGNNTLSTYPLMYNSASSASAPAPMMMSGNGVFMNPYMYNMNPQTSCSFSTPMPMYPSYQYQYQYPYNPQYQNGSYGNTPNYNSNGYTKSLANKFNQSQRKNPSSSEGLRRNNGSNSEGIRRGSVKDIQLSEGTNSIEAKLDKLNISSEK; encoded by the coding sequence ATGGCAGTGCTTGGATCTGAAAACTGGGGATTGACGCCCGCTATGGAAACAGGTCTATTCCAGAAACCGCAGGACCGTATTTTTATAATAGAGCTGGAAAATTCAATAGTGTCTTTTATAAACTCGAATACAGAATCATTCCAATTGAGACCTATGAATTCTTACTACAGGCTTTTGTCGCATCAAATAGCTGAGTACCATAATTTGAATCATGTTTTAGCAAGGACTCAGGACAGCTGTGtgattcttttcaaaggtgAGAATTTCCAAAAGGGTGAAGGCAAACCACTTTTACAAGAATTACAGTTGAGCAAGAAATCAGAAGAACTTGTTTTCTCGAATGAGAATATTGAGAGATCGAATAATAGTAAAATATTTCGAATCTTAAAACGGAAAGAAGTACGTAACGATAGCGATTTGAAGTTGGATAGTGGCATAGACAGATCAGATAATAAGTTAGCAGCTAGTTCTGATAAGGGTCGAAAAGTTGAAGCCGACGATAAATCAAGTACTGATTTGGAACAGGAAAGAATTGAGAAGGAAAGGCTCTATGAGCAACGTAAACAGGAAATTTTTGACAAACttaacaaaaatgaagacGATGGAAAATCAaccaacagcaacagcagtaATGATAGCGACAATGAGTGGAGTGATTGGCTGGATAGTGATGACACCAATACACAAACTACTAATGGCTCAATCAGCTCTCCATCACCATTCAACCCATATATGACGACGACGCAGCAGAATAAGCCTCAGCAACTATATCATGATAAccgaagaggaagagggcaaagaagaagagggaCAGGCAATTATAAAGACGCGTACAGATGCCAAAACCGCCggaacaaagaaaatggcgGTTACCAGGCGGGATATCCTACTCCTTACATGGTGTATCCCCCTCCCCAGATAGGAAACAACACTCTCTCAACTTACCCTCTCATGTATAACTCAGCATCTTCCGCTTCTGCTCCTGCACCAATGATGATGAGCGGGAATGGTGTCTTTATGAATCCTTACATGTACAATATGAATCCGCAAACGTCGTGTTCCTTCAGCACCCCTATGCCCATGTACCCATCGTATCAATATCAATATCAATATCCATACAACCCTCAATATCAAAACGGATCATATGGCAATACACCAAATTACAATTCTAATGGTTATACAAAGTCTTTGGCAAACAAGTTCAACCAGtctcaaagaaagaatcCGTCTTCAAGTGAGGGTCTAAGGCGTAATAATGGTAGTAACAGTGAGGGGATTCGTAGAGGTAGTGTCAAGGATATACAACTGTCGGAAGGCACTAATTCAATAGAAGCCAAACTTGACAAATTAAACATTTCGTCCGAAAAATGA
- the PPH22 gene encoding phosphoprotein phosphatase 2A catalytic subunit PPH22 (similar to Saccharomyces cerevisiae PPH22 (YDL188C) and PPH21 (YDL134C); ancestral locus Anc_7.302), giving the protein MDMEIDDPVHGSGEDQLSPTLDEDMNSNDHKDNAKAGANEDHADGELDEFNFKPGSSGIADHKSSKPLKLTNTSINQLDKWIEHLSKCEPLSEDDVARLCKMAVDVLQFEENVKPINVPVTICGDVHGQFHDLLELFKIGGPCPDTNYLFMGDYVDRGYYSVETVSYLVAMKVRYPHRITILRGNHESRQITQVYGFYDECLRKYGSANVWKMFTDLFDYFPVTALVDNKIFCLHGGLSPMIETIDQVRDLNRIQEVPHEGPMCDLLWSDPDDRGGWGISPRGAGFTFGQDISEQFNHTNDLSLIARAHQLVMEGYAWSHQQNVVTIFSAPNYCYRCGNQAAIMEVDENHNRQFLQYDPSVRPGEPSVSRKTPDYFL; this is encoded by the coding sequence atggatatGGAAATTGATGACCCTGTGCACGGTTCCGGTGAAGATCAGCTGTCGCCTACCCTCGACGAAGACATGAATAGCAACGACCACAAGGATAACGCGAAGGCAGGCGCCAATGAGGATCATGCCGACGGAGAGTTGGATGAATTTAACTTTAAGCCTGGCTCTTCAGGCATAGCAGATCATAAATCCTCCAAACCGCTAAAACTAACCAACACAAGTATAAACCAGCTTGACAAATGGATTGAGCACCTGAGCAAATGCGAGCCGTTGTCAGAAGACGACGTGGCCCGACTATGTAAGATGGCAGTGGATGTTTTGCAGTTCGAGGAAAACGTCAAGCCAATCAATGTGCCAGTGACAATTTGCGGTGACGTACACGGTCAATTCCATGATTTATTAGAGCTATTTAAAATCGGTGGTCCTTGCCCCGACACTAATTACCTTTTCATGGGTGATTACGTGGATAGAGGATATTATTCCGTCGAGACTGTGTCCTACTTAGTCGCCATGAAAGTCAGATACCCGCATAGAATCACTATACTGAGGGGTAACCACGAATCGAGGCAAATCACCCAGGTATACGGGTTTTATGACGAATGTTTGAGGAAATACGGCAGTGCGAATGTGTGGAAAATGTTCACCGATTTGTTCGACTATTTTCCCGTCACAGCTTTGGTAGataacaaaattttctgtCTGCATGGTGGTCTTTCACCCATGATAGAAACAATAGACCAGGTTAGAGACTTAAATAGAATACAGGAAGTACCCCACGAGGGTCCCATGTGTGATCTGCTATGGTCCGACCCTGATGACAGGGGCGGATGGGGCATCAGCCCCAGAGGCGCAGGTTTCACTTTTGGCCAAGACATCAGTGAGCAATTTAATCATACTAATGATCTATCACTAATAGCAAGAGCTCACCAATTGGTCATGGAAGGCTACGCTTGGTCTCATCAACAAAACGTGGTCACTATCTTCAGTGCTCCGAATTACTGTTATAGATGTGGTAATCAGGCCGCTATCATGGAGGTGGATGAAAATCATAATAGACAATTCTTACAATACGACCCATCCGTGAGGCCTGGAGAACCCTCCGTCAGCAGAAAGACACCGGATTATTTTCTATAA